One Zingiber officinale cultivar Zhangliang chromosome 10B, Zo_v1.1, whole genome shotgun sequence genomic window, ATATTATCCGTGGATAGAAAGTAATTTTCTTTCCTTCCTCATAACAATTGTTTGGATTCACATTAAGTTTCTAAAAAAATATCCAAAGTATGATAGTTTATGATATTTTCACCAGCACAATTATAGTTCTCGTACATTTTAATCTAAATTTCTAGTAGTTCGAATGGTAGACGGCTTACGGGCCTTGGTAATTTGATTGAAAGAGTTCATGAAACCTCCATTATTTGTAGCGATAAAGACGTCAATAGTTTCTTAGGTATAACTAGCTACAacatatttataagaatttttttttaaatagaacttaattacaattaagggATGCTATACTTCTAGATCGTCCATCGCAAATACCTTCCGATTTGTTCTGATTGTCAATGAAAAAATTTTGTGGAATCGAATCGGTCACCCACGCTCAACATTATCCagtttgattaatcatttttttccaTTTAGAGTTTGATTGATGTCCAATAGTTCTTACCGTAGATGGCCTATGGACCTTGATAATTTGATTGAAAGTGTTCATGAAACCTCCATTGCTTTAGTCTTGTTGATATTGAGCACTGTtctctcggatgggtctagtggctagcacatgagatgTTGCCACCATgaagtctagagttcgaatctcggtaaaaccGAGGCTAATGTCTCCCTCTACGTGCTAATCAGCTTTAGTCTTGTTGATATTGAGCACTATcctctcggatgggtctagtggctagcacatgagatgTTGCCACCATgaagtctagagttcgaatctcggtaaaaccGAGGctaatgtctcccttatgtgctaatcaGCTTTAGTCTTGTTGATATTGAGCACTGTcctctcggatgggtctagtgactAGCACCATgaagtctagagttcgaatctcggtaaaaccGAGGctaatgtctcccttatgtgctaatcaGCTTTAGTCTTGTTGATATTGAGCACTGTcctctcggatgggtctagtgactagcacatgagatgttgtcatcatgaagtctagagttcgaatctcggtaaaaccGAGGctaatgtctcccttatgtgctaatcaGCTTTAGTCTTGTTGATATTGAGCACTGTTCtctcggatgagtctagtggctagcaccatgaagtctagagttcgaatctcggtaaaaccGAGGctaatgtctcccttatgtgctaatcactattcTAAAGGTTAGTAGTCATccctgatttacctcctccgtattggcccTAGGACGaattgacgggggcgctggggacgagcatattcatcttttaccacctTGTTAATATTGAGCACTAAACTTTGAGTGATACCTAGGTTTATAGGTCATAGGGAGCTTGATATTTAGGATTTGGGCCGTTCCATGTCTTAGTATTCAATGGTTGATTGCCGTTAAATTTACACATCACACGAAGCAAAGTGATGTAATCAGGGATATAATTTAACCTATGAATCAATCATtaaccttttatttttttatttttttattttttatttttatccagaCCTTTTATAAAGAGCAACCATGTTTCTGTAAATACAGCGTTTGAATCGTGTAGGAGGGTCCATGGATTGGCTTTTTATCGGTGGATGTACTTCAATTAGTAAGTTCGGTAGAAACCAGTGGTTTATCGATAAGAAAAGTGCCGTAAGAGAGAAATAATTAGCCTACTCAAATTCATTACAATACGTGCGAAACTATATACTTGCTCAAGTTGAACCTCAAAAGTTCATCCTTCCCTTCTCTGCTGATCAGTATTCATTCTATCACTCCAACTAAATATCTGATCACCAAACGCTAATTGGGTCCCCAGCAGCTGAGATACATCACTTTTCTCAGCGACTCCTCCGATTGCTTGGCTCGCTCGCTGCTTCGGCCATCAGAGACGGCGGAGGACATCCTCACGGCCCGAGACAGCGACCTCATGTTGCTCTTGGCGTGCTGCTGCAGAGACCTCAGAGCGTAGTTCCATCTGCACATCCCTGCTTGATCCTTAAGCGCCTCCACTGCGCCGACGCTCGCCGCTGCTAAAACAGAAACTTTCTTCACTGAAGCCATACTTCTCTCGATGTTCTCTATCAGTCTGCGAAAGCAAGAAGTTGTCGCCGGATGAAGAAGAAGGGCGACACTTTTTATAGCATATTCTCGCTGTTGGTTTTGATTTTTGTTCCCAGAAAACAGCGGTCTGCGTAACCCGTGGTTTCTTCAACACTTCCACCTGATTACCTGAACCCAATCAATGGGTTTCTAAAGCAAGATGAAATTAGATGCCCACAGACACAGCACTTATGGCAAGCTGCCAACTGGAAAGCCACCTCACCTTGTCGTTTTACCAAAATCCAGCGGACTGGGACGATGGGTGCCATTAATTGTGTGCTATGTGGCTCCAAATTACGAGAGGAGTGATTCACTGAACCCGTACAACGCGTCCGTGAAGCTCTTGCTTAAAGGTGACGCACCCATCATTCCTAGAAAGGACAGTAGCAAACCATGGATGATCCAGGCGCAAGCCCATCCTCTCTCGTCACACTCGCTATGCAACACTTCACCAGCGTAAGTTAAGTTATAAATCCGGTCTTACCAGAGTTTTTTTTGACCCTAATTAACAACTGCACGCTTCTGATTTTTCCTCCGGTTCGCTTATCCTCTTCGAATTGAGTGATAAGCATCTAGTCAATTATTTTCCAAtatgaataaatttttaaaccaaaacttttattttaagaaaaaaaaattgattttactGATTAGGTGTAAGTTCTATAAAAATGAGATTAAAATGAACGatagtaaaaaatatatatataataaacaaAGATatcattttgatgaaattttaaaactggtgAGCTCCTATAAAATGGGGGGCTCTTCGATTTAATATAAAGCATCAGTGGGACTCGCTCCATCAATACCCGGCCATCCCACTGGATAAGACTGCTGCGTTGCTGGCATTATTATCCGATCACTAAACGACAAGTCTCACTCAATTCATTTCCACTCGACCGGGACAGGAGCTGGTAGCGATTCAAATCAAGACGAGTCATCGGATATTAAATTTATCCAATCGATTAGCTATAATACCATTCTTTAAGTAACGTGGATCAGTTTTATTGGTCCTCACAAATGGTGCGTGTCTTTGAGAACACAGAAACAAGTGACCCTACCAGCAAAACCAGAAACCGCTCTCCACCGCCCATGGTTTTAAGGAAACCGCACATCACTTTGTTCTATAAAAGAAGCAGTTCGCTGAGTCGGCAGTAGCCTTCTCCCTGCTCTCCTTCAATCAAAACCTTTAATCGATTGCGGATCAACAACAATTCAAATCGCCTTTTGCACGAATTTCACTGCCACCGTCGGTGATCGAACGGAAACCGTAGCAGCAGACTAGAACCGGGCAGGAAAAATGAGTCATCTGACGCGTATCTGGATGGCGGCGAGCGTGGCGGTGGTGCAGGGCCACCCCGAAGGCGGGCTCAAGAGCAGCACCCTCCGATCCCTCCAAAGCGCCGGCGACCGCCTCGCCTCGGCCTCCGCGGCAGCGGCCGCCGCCGCCGGGTTGGGGATCGGGCGAGCGCTTCGAGAAGCGGGCGCCGAGGACCGGCGTAATTATCAGGCGGACGACTCGCTCAGGAAAGCCATGTACCTCAGCTGCTGGGGCCCCTGCTAGGGCCGTACTTTCCCGGCGGAGGTCTGGCCGCCGAACCCACCCACTGCTATAAGGAAGGAGGTCCTCTCGGCGCGGCGCCGGGTTTTGTCGAGCGTTAGTTTCATACTCTCGCTTGTGGATGATGAGTGTGTTCTTGAGCAGTGTTGTCTTCTGAACTCATGTAAATATCGTGTGTATATTTTCTTGCTCTCCGAGCAAAGAGATGACGACGAGAAAAGTAAAATAAAGTTTGCCAATTTCGCCATGAATCAAACCTCCCTTCTGCTTCTCCATCAATGGGTGGAACTGATCTTAGGTCACAATCATTACAGATACATCGTGATTAATAAATCGGCCCATTAGTCTTCCCTTATCCTttgcaaatcaaatcaaatctaaTAAATTATAATTCCTCAGATCCCAAGTGGGTGTAATGGGGAGCAACTTGTAGATATTTTATTGCGGTTCGGTTATGAGATTGTTAAAATAGTGAATTATTGTCCTCCGGAAACTGAGAGGCCGGGAACAGTTTTGCTTACGGAGACAGCGATGGGTGGACACGTATGCGGAAGACGCAATAATGTATGCACTAAAGCCGGGCGATGGAAAAGGACGGACAGCGCGTGGGCGTGCAGGCCCACTGAGGTGGGTGCGTCACGTGAAGGCGGGTGGGGTTGGAGTCGATGGCGAACCGAGTGCTGCCAGGTGCGAGCATGGCCGTTGGTCCCGGGCGACTCGGATAACCCCGCATCGATTGCTGTGAACTGGGGCGTTGCGGTGGTCTTCGTTTAAATCGAACGCGTGTCCCTGACGATGAGAAAGCACGTGCAGCGGCAGCAACGTGGCGAGACTCCATTTGAGTGTGGTATAGAGACGAATACGTCCGTGTATTTTTGGTTATTAATTAATCTCGACGACGCAAGCGAAAAAAAAGCCATGTGCCATAATTTAAACGATTTAAACTaacaataaagtaaaaaaaaaaaaattatgagattaaaaatttatgcacaatgaaatttatttattcCATTCATATTACTAACAA contains:
- the LOC122030020 gene encoding uncharacterized protein LOC122030020; this translates as MASVKKVSVLAAASVGAVEALKDQAGMCRWNYALRSLQQHAKSNMRSLSRAVRMSSAVSDGRSSERAKQSEESLRKVMYLSCWGPN